In a genomic window of Penaeus vannamei isolate JL-2024 chromosome 38, ASM4276789v1, whole genome shotgun sequence:
- the LOC113802380 gene encoding U-scoloptoxin(01)-Cw1a, with translation MKVLAALLALAGVAAANSAYRFSDGYLDVLGAEPVQNFDCAGRAYGYYADVSSDCRVFHVCLPVADDLGDVVETAQFSFFCGNQTVFSQESLTCAHSEEAFPCDQAETLFDASNAGFGIIPEDVK, from the coding sequence ATGAAGGTCCTCGCTGCTCTCCTGGCTCTGGCTGGCGTCGCCGCCGCCAACTCCGCCTACCGCTTCTCCGACGGCTACCTCGACGTCCTCGGCGCTGAGCCCGTCCAGAACTTCGACTGCGCCGGCCGCGCTTACGGATACTACGCCGACGTCAGCAGCGACTGCCGCGTGTTCCACGTGTGCCTGCCCGTGGCTGACGACCTGGGCGATGTCGTCGAAACCGCCCAGTTCTCCTTCTTCTGCGGCAACCAGACCGTGTTCAGCCAGGAGTCCCTCACCTGCGCCCACTCCGAGGAGGCCTTCCCCTGCGACCAGGCCGAGACCCTCTTCGACGCCTCCAACGCTGGCTTCGGCATCATCCCCGAGGATGTGAAATAA